A segment of the Thauera sedimentorum genome:
AGTCGTACTTGAGGGCCACCGAGAAGTGGGTCGGGTTGGTCACCACCACGTCGGCCTCGGGCACCGCGGCCATCATGCGACGGCGCGCCATCTCGCGCTGCGCGGCGCGGATGCGGCCCTTGACCTGCGGATCGCCTTCCTGCTCCTTGTTCTCGCGCTTGACCTCTTCCTTGGTCATGCGCAGCTTCTTCTGGTACTGCCAGAGCTGGAAGGGCACGTCCATCAGCGCCAGCAGGCCGAGGCTGAGCGAGATCAGCAAGGTGGTGAAGATGACCGTGTCGGCGAAATCCGGCATGCCGACCTCGAGCGGCTCGGTCATCAGGTCGAAGATGTGGTCGCGGGTGCTCCACAGCACCAGCGCACCGATGCCGCCGACCAGCAGCGCCTTGAGGATGGCCTTGACCATCTCCATCAGGCCGTGCACCGAGAACATGCGCCCGAAGCCCTTGATCGGGTTCATGCGGTCGAACTTGAAACCCAGCGCCTTGGGCGCGAACACCATGCCGCCGAGCATGATGGGAGCGGCCACGGCGGCGATCATCAGCGCGAAGAACAGCGGCAGCATGGTCACCAGCGCGCCGCCCAGAACGTCCTGCAGGCGGTCGATCAGGAGGGTGTGATCGAAGGCGGCCTCGCGCTCGAAGATGAATCCCCGGCGCGTCAGCATGAACATGCGCTCGGCGAACCAGCCGCCGAGCAGCCACAGCATGGCCACCCCGGTGATGGTCACCAGGAAGGTCGACAGCTCGCGCGACTGCGGAACCTGCCCTTCCTCGCGGGCCTGTTCCAGTCGCCTGGGTGATGGCTGTTCTGTCTTCTCGAGATCGCTTTCTTCGGCCACGGCCGGCTCCGGGTCCGTCGCACTGCGGGAGCGTCAGTGCGGACGGAGATCGACATGCGGCAATTATGGCCGGCACCCGGCAAGACTTGCCGGGCGA
Coding sequences within it:
- the flhB gene encoding flagellar biosynthesis protein FlhB, translated to MAEESDLEKTEQPSPRRLEQAREEGQVPQSRELSTFLVTITGVAMLWLLGGWFAERMFMLTRRGFIFEREAAFDHTLLIDRLQDVLGGALVTMLPLFFALMIAAVAAPIMLGGMVFAPKALGFKFDRMNPIKGFGRMFSVHGLMEMVKAILKALLVGGIGALVLWSTRDHIFDLMTEPLEVGMPDFADTVIFTTLLISLSLGLLALMDVPFQLWQYQKKLRMTKEEVKRENKEQEGDPQVKGRIRAAQREMARRRMMAAVPEADVVVTNPTHFSVALKYDSAKMGAPIVVAKGRGDVALKIREIAKEHDVPMLEAPPLARALYAHCELEQAIPGALYTAVAEVMAYIYQLNHWMENGGLPPEAPAELPVPEGMDPGAPD